One segment of Deltaproteobacteria bacterium DNA contains the following:
- a CDS encoding aldehyde dehydrogenase family protein: MSAIEMKLFHSGAFHEGVGRRSVLRPFDGSEVGSVHLAGPEQIEAALASAAAAAPALRETPAHQRAAWLDGIRQGIAARRERFVELIVAEGGKPRRFAEGEVARCLTTFSFAAEEARRIGGEVLPFDAVPTGEGRLGIVRRFPVGPVTAITPFNFPLNLVAHKLAPALAAGCPVLLKPADETPLCAGLLAEIYAEVGVLPGALAVLPCEVKDAAPLTADERVRLLSFTGSATVGWMLKGLAGKKPALLELGGNAAVIVHEDADLEQAVERCAFGAFAHAGQVCISVQRIYVHAAVHDRFLEALVERTKALKCGDPSDPEVVVGPLRADRDADRILEWVRDAEAAGAVRHCGGEREGRVITPMVFTGVDPSARLSCEEVFGPVVVVHRYEDWEEALARVDDSPFGLQAGVFTRDVGRVMEAHRKLEVGAVIHDDVPTYRIDPMPYGGVKGSGLGREGLRYAIEAMTEPRLLVLRG; this comes from the coding sequence ATGAGCGCGATCGAGATGAAGCTCTTCCACTCCGGCGCCTTCCACGAGGGCGTGGGCCGCCGGAGCGTCCTCCGCCCCTTCGACGGCTCCGAGGTGGGCAGCGTCCACCTCGCCGGCCCCGAGCAGATCGAGGCGGCGCTCGCCTCGGCGGCGGCGGCGGCGCCGGCCCTGCGCGAGACCCCGGCCCACCAGCGGGCGGCCTGGCTCGACGGGATCCGCCAGGGGATCGCCGCGCGGCGCGAGCGCTTCGTCGAGCTGATCGTCGCCGAGGGTGGCAAGCCCCGCCGCTTCGCCGAGGGCGAGGTGGCCCGCTGCCTCACCACCTTCTCCTTCGCCGCCGAGGAGGCCCGCCGCATCGGCGGCGAGGTCCTCCCCTTCGACGCAGTGCCCACCGGCGAGGGCCGCCTGGGGATCGTGCGCCGCTTCCCGGTGGGGCCGGTCACGGCCATCACCCCCTTCAACTTCCCCCTCAACCTCGTCGCCCACAAGCTCGCGCCGGCGCTCGCCGCCGGCTGCCCGGTGCTGCTCAAGCCCGCCGACGAGACCCCCTTGTGCGCGGGGCTCCTCGCCGAGATCTACGCCGAGGTCGGCGTGCTGCCGGGCGCGCTGGCGGTGCTCCCCTGCGAGGTGAAGGACGCGGCGCCGCTGACCGCCGACGAGCGGGTGCGGCTGCTCTCCTTCACCGGCAGCGCCACGGTGGGCTGGATGCTCAAGGGGCTGGCGGGGAAGAAGCCCGCGCTGCTGGAGCTCGGCGGCAACGCCGCGGTCATCGTCCACGAGGACGCCGACCTCGAGCAGGCCGTCGAGCGCTGCGCCTTCGGCGCCTTCGCCCACGCCGGCCAGGTCTGCATCTCGGTGCAGCGGATCTACGTCCACGCCGCCGTCCACGACCGCTTCCTCGAGGCGCTGGTCGAACGCACGAAGGCGCTGAAGTGCGGCGACCCCTCCGACCCCGAGGTCGTGGTGGGTCCGCTGCGCGCCGACCGCGACGCCGACCGGATCCTCGAGTGGGTGAGGGACGCCGAGGCGGCCGGCGCCGTGCGGCACTGCGGAGGCGAGCGCGAGGGGAGGGTGATCACGCCGATGGTCTTCACCGGGGTCGACCCCTCGGCGCGCCTCTCCTGCGAGGAGGTCTTCGGCCCGGTGGTGGTGGTCCACCGCTACGAGGACTGGGAGGAGGCCCTCGCCCGGGTGGACGACTCCCCCTTCGGACTGCAGGCCGGCGTCTTCACCCGCGACGTCGGCAGGGTGATGGAGGCCCACCGGAAGCTGGAGGTCGGGGCGGTGATCCACGACGATGTGCCCACCTACCGGATCGATCCGATGCCCTACGGGGGCGTGAAGGGCTCGGGGCTCGGCCGCGAGGGGCTGCGCTACGCCATCGAGGCCATGACCGAGCCGCGCCTCCTGGTCCTGCGGGGCTGA
- a CDS encoding HU family DNA-binding protein, with protein MTQGQFKKEWAALVQKRIETVNKKDAIALLDDLIAYIAKNSKKDKVNVPGLGIFTVRARPARWGRNPQTGEKIRIKASKKIAFRASKAFKEATGTYKAKAK; from the coding sequence ATGACTCAGGGTCAGTTCAAGAAGGAGTGGGCCGCGCTCGTGCAGAAGCGCATCGAGACCGTGAACAAGAAGGACGCCATCGCGCTCCTCGACGACCTCATCGCCTACATCGCGAAGAACTCCAAGAAGGACAAGGTGAACGTGCCGGGCCTCGGCATCTTCACCGTCCGTGCTCGTCCGGCGCGCTGGGGCCGCAACCCCCAGACCGGTGAGAAGATCCGCATCAAGGCTTCCAAGAAGATCGCCTTCCGCGCCTCGAAGGCCTTCAAGGAGGCCACCGGCACCTACAAGGCCAAGGCCAAGTAA
- the queG gene encoding tRNA epoxyqueuosine(34) reductase QueG translates to MADRERIRALCHEAGFDLVGFARAEALDPAPLRAWLAAGHHASMDWLARSEAVRCDPRLLLPGARSVIALAVNYHQPGSTELPGGGRISRYAWGRDYHKVLGGRLRRLRRALAEAVPGIALWGGVDAVPIAEKVWAERAGIGWIGKHGNLITTAFGSWVFLATLVTDLELPPDAPHPERCGRCEDCLPACPTAAIVAPGVIDARRCLSFHTIEHREPWPAWLAEAPGEWLFGCDACQDVCPWNEKHATRSSVEDFAPRAAIMGRSLEAWRDLDEAGYASASEGSALRRAGREGLRRSARALLAHHRSGEGEG, encoded by the coding sequence ATGGCTGATCGGGAGCGGATCCGGGCGCTCTGCCACGAGGCCGGCTTCGATCTCGTCGGCTTCGCCCGGGCCGAGGCCCTGGATCCCGCGCCCCTGCGGGCGTGGCTGGCCGCGGGCCACCACGCGAGCATGGACTGGCTCGCTCGCAGCGAGGCCGTGCGCTGTGATCCGCGCCTGCTCCTGCCCGGGGCGCGCAGCGTGATCGCGCTGGCGGTGAACTACCACCAGCCGGGCTCCACCGAGCTGCCGGGCGGAGGCCGGATCTCCCGCTACGCCTGGGGGCGCGACTACCACAAGGTGCTCGGAGGGCGCCTGCGGCGGCTGCGACGGGCGCTCGCGGAGGCGGTGCCGGGGATCGCGCTCTGGGGAGGGGTCGACGCGGTGCCCATCGCCGAGAAGGTCTGGGCCGAGCGCGCCGGGATCGGCTGGATCGGCAAGCACGGCAACCTCATCACGACCGCCTTCGGCTCCTGGGTCTTCCTCGCCACCCTCGTCACCGACCTCGAGCTGCCGCCGGACGCGCCGCACCCCGAGCGCTGCGGCCGGTGCGAGGACTGCCTCCCCGCCTGCCCCACCGCGGCCATCGTCGCGCCGGGGGTGATCGACGCGCGCCGCTGCCTCTCCTTCCACACGATCGAGCACCGCGAGCCCTGGCCCGCGTGGCTCGCCGAGGCGCCCGGCGAGTGGCTCTTCGGCTGCGACGCCTGCCAGGACGTCTGCCCCTGGAACGAGAAACACGCGACGCGCTCGAGCGTCGAGGACTTCGCGCCGCGCGCGGCGATCATGGGGCGATCACTCGAGGCGTGGCGGGACCTCGACGAGGCCGGATACGCCTCGGCGAGCGAGGGGAGCGCGCTCCGCCGCGCGGGCCGGGAGGGGCTCCGACGCAGCGCGCGGGCGCTGCTCGCCCATCATCGATCCGGCGAGGGGGAAGGCTGA
- a CDS encoding cytochrome c maturation protein CcmE, whose translation MSRKLIKIVASVVVVGGGLGALVYQSLGDNLEYDKQVDEVMVDPGAWQGKRLKLGGHVTKGSIFNKQGTLDYLFTVEKNGKSLQVHYAGIVPDTFKDDAEVVVAGKLTEKGTFEAHEVVAKCPSKYEAADKSGLTHPDGAEEATTDS comes from the coding sequence ATGTCCAGGAAGCTCATCAAGATCGTCGCCAGCGTTGTCGTGGTCGGTGGAGGGCTGGGGGCTCTGGTCTACCAGAGCCTGGGGGACAACCTGGAGTACGACAAGCAGGTCGACGAGGTCATGGTCGATCCGGGCGCCTGGCAAGGCAAGCGCCTGAAGCTCGGGGGCCACGTCACCAAGGGCTCCATCTTCAACAAGCAGGGCACCCTCGACTACCTCTTCACGGTCGAGAAGAACGGCAAGAGCCTCCAGGTGCACTACGCGGGCATCGTGCCCGACACCTTCAAGGACGACGCCGAGGTGGTCGTCGCCGGAAAGCTCACCGAGAAGGGGACCTTCGAGGCCCACGAGGTCGTCGCCAAGTGCCCCTCCAAGTACGAGGCCGCTGACAAGTCCGGCCTCACCCACCCCGACGGCGCCGAGGAGGCGACCACGGACTCCTGA